The stretch of DNA ACCGTTCAAATAATGACTGGTCTTGTCCAATCGTTTTCCGTGCACCTTTTGGTGGGGGAATTCATGGAGCTCTTTACCATTCACAATCTGTTGAAGCGATTTTTGCTAACCAACCAGGTTTGAAAATCGTTATTCCTTCAACACCATACGATGCTAAAGGATTATTGAAAGCTGCTATCCGTGATGAAGATCCAGTAATGTTCTTCGAGCACAAACGCGCTTACCGTTTAATCAAAGGCGAAGTGCCTGAAGATGATTACACAATCGAAATCGGAAAAGCAGACGTCAAACGTGAAGGTGAAGACATCACTGTTATCACTTACGGTCTTGCTGTCCACTTTGCACTTCAAGCTGCTGAGCGTTTAGAGCAGGATGGTATTTCTGCTCACATTCTTGATTTACGCACGATTTATCCATTGGATAAAGAAGCAATTATTGAAGCTGCTTCAAAAACAGGAAAAGTTCTTCTTGTTACTGAAGATAATATGGAAGGTAGCATCATGGGTGAAGTTGCAGCAATCATTGCTGAAAACTGCCTGTTTGATCTAGATGCACCAATTAAACGTTTGGCTGGTCCTGATGTACCGGCAATGCCTTATGCACCGACAATGGAGAAATTCTTTATGATCAATCCAGATAAAGTCGAAAAAGCAATGCGTGAACTTGCGGAATTTTAACCTGAAAGGAGGAGTTACAATTGGCAATCGAACAAATTAAAATGCCCCAGCTTGGTGAATCCGTAACAGAAGGAACAATCGAAAAATGGTTGGTTCAACCGGGTGACAAAGTGAATAAGTACGATTCACTTGCTGAAGTGAATACAGATAAAGTAACAGCTGAAATTCCTTCTTCATTTACAGGTGTAATTAAAGAACTGATCGCTACTGAAGGTCAAACTTTGGAAGTTGGCGCAGTTGTTTGTACAATCGAAACAGAAGGTGGTGCATCTTCAGAAGAATCAACATCTGAAGAAACTCCTACAGAAAAAGCAACAGCTGCAGAAATGCCTGCTGCTGAATCGAAGAAGGCTGCAGCACCGACTCCAGTTCGTGAAAAAGGTGCGAAAGCCCGTTATTCACCTGCGGTTCTGAAACTTGCTCAAGAAAACGATATCGACTTATCACTAGTGGACGGAACGGGTAATGAAGGTCGTATTACGCGTAAAGACTTACTTGCGATTATCGAAAGCGGTAATATCCCGACGGCAAAAGCAGAACAAGCTGCTCCTAAAGCAGAAACTGCTGCGCCTGCTCAAAACACAGCTCAAGCTTCTAAACCAGCTGCGGCTCGTGTCAATGTACCAGTAGCTGTAGGTGATATCGAAATTCCGGTTACAGGAATTCGTAAAGCCATCGCTGCCAACATGTTGCGCAGTAAACATGAAGCACCACATGCGTGGACAATGATTGAAGTAGATGTAACAAACCTAGTTCAATACCGCGATTCCATCAAAAATGAATTCAAGAAAAAAGAAGGATTCAATGTGACGTATTTCGCATTCTTCGTAAAAGCTGTTTCTCAAGCTTTAAAAGAATTCCCAATGATGAACTCAATGTGGGCTGGTGACAAAATCGTACAGAAAAAAGACATCAACATTTCAATCGCTGTTGCGACGGAAGATGCTTTATTCGTACCGGTAATTAAAAATGCTGATGAAAAAACAATCAAAGGTATCGGTCGTGAAATCAATGAATTGGCAGGCAAAGTACGTGCTGGTAAATTGAAATCTGATGAAATGCAAGGTGGTACATTCACAGTAAATAACACCGGTTCATTCGGTTCAATTCAATCAATGGGCATCATCAATTACCCACAAGCAGCAATTCTACAAGTAGAATCAATCGTTAAACGTCCAGTAATCATGGATGGCGGAATGATTGCAGCTCGCGACATGGTTAATTTATGTTTATCTCTTGATCACCGTGTATTGGATGGCTTGGTTTGCGGACGCTTCTTAGCTCGCGTAAAAGAAATCCTTGAAAACATGACGAAAGAAAACACTTCAGTTTATTAAAAGAAAAGTGTAAAGCGCAACTCGAGTTCGACACCGGCGCTTGAAAGGTTCCCTTTGCGACGAGTAACCGCAGGAGCAGGACCGAATTGAAAACCTGTTTTCGCATGAGGTACTGAAGCTTAGGTGCGAACTTGCGCTTGAAACTGGACAAAAAAATTACCCGATACCGAAACTCGGTCATCGGGTTTTTTGTGCTTTTATCATGGCCCAAACTCAGTTAGACTAAGAGTGAGTAACAGATTCGAAGGAGGGAAGCGAAAGCGACCACATGACAATCGAACAAATGAAACAGGCAACTTTTCCTAAAGCGAATTTTGAAAATTGGCAAGAAGAAGCTGTTCGTACTTTAAAAGGCAAACCGTATGAACAATTGATTACACCGACTTTTGAAGGTATCGACCTCGAACCACTTTATACGGCTGAACATTTACATAAAACATTGAATCATTCCGCCGTCATTTCGCATGCGAAAAAAGAATCGACTTGGCTTGTTGCCCAAACGACAAATGCCGGTTCGGCTTCAGAATTTCTACATAAAGCAAAAAAACAATTAAATCTAGGTAACGACATGATTGTCTACAAAGCTACAGTGCCTTCATGGGCTTGGTCAGCTACTGAAATAGAGGACTTGGCTAAATTGTTGAATAGCCACCCATTCCTTTTATCAATTAAAGACTCTGACGATCAAATCATGCAAGTCTTTGACAGAATGACTAAGCAGCAGTTAGATGAACTGAATGGATACATTGAAGGTCCCGTCTCAGTTCAGTCACTTAGCAGAAATATTTCAACCAGTGCTATTCACTACGCTGGTGGTACTGCCGTTCATGAACTTGCCTATGCATTGTTGGCACTATCGAAACAAGCAGAAGAGCAAGCTGAATTAACAAAGGTCGCGACACAATTTGAAATCGACACGAACTTCTTTATGGAAATAGCTAAATTACGTGCATTCCGCGTATTATGGAAAGCGTTTTCAAGTGCATATAACCAAAAGGAAGAAGCAATTAACGTTATTGCTAATACTTCATTGAGATCATACTCGAAATTAGATCCGACTGTTAATTTATTACGAGCCGGAAATGCAGCTTTTTCAGCCGTACTAGGCGGCTCAGACATCCTATCGGTTTCACCTCATGATGCATTGACAGGCACATCTCCAACGTCAG from Paenisporosarcina sp. FSL H8-0542 encodes:
- a CDS encoding methylmalonyl-CoA mutase family protein, with amino-acid sequence MTIEQMKQATFPKANFENWQEEAVRTLKGKPYEQLITPTFEGIDLEPLYTAEHLHKTLNHSAVISHAKKESTWLVAQTTNAGSASEFLHKAKKQLNLGNDMIVYKATVPSWAWSATEIEDLAKLLNSHPFLLSIKDSDDQIMQVFDRMTKQQLDELNGYIEGPVSVQSLSRNISTSAIHYAGGTAVHELAYALLALSKQAEEQAELTKVATQFEIDTNFFMEIAKLRAFRVLWKAFSSAYNQKEEAINVIANTSLRSYSKLDPTVNLLRAGNAAFSAVLGGSDILSVSPHDALTGTSPTSERIARNVQLVIREETMVNKMIDPSAGSFYVESLTADLVRQSWDLFLKTLDMNPAEQENYLMSLAKNVHSSRIQAIAKRKASLIGTNVYANPSDSIVTTDTAKEYGRLAVPFEQLRKHFGEFPLSTAVVLFGVLKDVKPRADFVQGFLQAGGLNPVMSPVFSDAQSAWHWVKSNQMEYVVFAAKDEMTNEILPQFLNIADQQTIIDVAGRHTEENKWREQGLNGSIFAGQDVIAKMQQLIDVKKNGGHGNEA
- a CDS encoding dihydrolipoamide acetyltransferase family protein; translated protein: MAIEQIKMPQLGESVTEGTIEKWLVQPGDKVNKYDSLAEVNTDKVTAEIPSSFTGVIKELIATEGQTLEVGAVVCTIETEGGASSEESTSEETPTEKATAAEMPAAESKKAAAPTPVREKGAKARYSPAVLKLAQENDIDLSLVDGTGNEGRITRKDLLAIIESGNIPTAKAEQAAPKAETAAPAQNTAQASKPAAARVNVPVAVGDIEIPVTGIRKAIAANMLRSKHEAPHAWTMIEVDVTNLVQYRDSIKNEFKKKEGFNVTYFAFFVKAVSQALKEFPMMNSMWAGDKIVQKKDINISIAVATEDALFVPVIKNADEKTIKGIGREINELAGKVRAGKLKSDEMQGGTFTVNNTGSFGSIQSMGIINYPQAAILQVESIVKRPVIMDGGMIAARDMVNLCLSLDHRVLDGLVCGRFLARVKEILENMTKENTSVY
- a CDS encoding alpha-ketoacid dehydrogenase subunit beta is translated as MAVMSYIDAITLAMKEEMERDENVFVLGEDVGRKGGVFKATQGLYDQFGEHRVMDTPLAESAIAGVGIGAAMYGMRPIAEMQFADFIMPAVNQIISEASRIRYRSNNDWSCPIVFRAPFGGGIHGALYHSQSVEAIFANQPGLKIVIPSTPYDAKGLLKAAIRDEDPVMFFEHKRAYRLIKGEVPEDDYTIEIGKADVKREGEDITVITYGLAVHFALQAAERLEQDGISAHILDLRTIYPLDKEAIIEAASKTGKVLLVTEDNMEGSIMGEVAAIIAENCLFDLDAPIKRLAGPDVPAMPYAPTMEKFFMINPDKVEKAMRELAEF